TAGTGCCTCTTCTCCGTCTCGTACTCCACGTGCGACGTCGCAATCGTGATCCCCCTCGCCTTCTCCTCCGGCGCCTTGTCGATCTGCTCGAACGGCGTGTACTGCGCCAGCCCCTTCTCCGACAACACCTTCGTGATCGCCGCCGTCAACGTCGTCTTCCCGTGATCGATGTGCCCGATCGTCCCCACGTTGCAGTGCGGCTTCTTCCTCTCGAACTTCTGCTTCGCCATCGTCTCCTCCCTACCGTCCCCGACCCTACGCCCCGACCGCCTTGGCCGTGATTTCCTCCGAAATCATCTGCGGAACCGGCTCGTAGTGCGAGAACTGCATCGTGTACGTCGCGCGTCCCTGGGTCATGGAGCGAAGATCCGTGGCGTACCCGAACATCTCGGCGAGCGGGACCTTCGCCGTGATGATCTGCGTCCCGGCCCGCTCCTCCATCCCGAGGATTCGCCCCCTCCGGCCGTTCAGGTCGCCCACCACGGCGCCCATGAACTCGTCCGGCGTGACGACCTCGACCGTCATGATGGGCTCGAGCAGGACCGGCTCGGCCTTGGCGGCCGCCTCTTTGACGGCCATCGACGCGGCGATCCGAAAAGCCATCTCGGAGGAGTCGACCTCGTGGTAGGACCCGTCGAGAAGCGTGACCTTCACGTCCACGACCGGGTAACCCGCCTGCACCCCCGAGCTCAGGGCATCCCGGGCTCCCTTCTCGACCGCAGGGACGAACTCCTTCGGGACGGCCCCTCCCTTGACGGCGTTCTCGAACTGCACCCCCGACCCGGGCGGAAGAGGTTCCAGACGCAGCACCACGTGCCCGTACTGACCTCGCCCCCCCGTCTGTTTGATGAACTTCCCTTCCTGCTCGACCGGGCGCCGGATGGTTTCCTTGTAGGCGACCTGTGGCTTGCCCACGTTCGCGTCGACCTTGAACTCGCGGAGCAGGCGGTCGACGATGATCTCGAGGTGCAACTCGCCCATCCCGGAAATGATGGTCTGCCCGGTCTCCGGGTCCGTTCCGACGCGGAACGAGGGGTCTTCCACCGCGAGTTTCTGGAGCGAGAGACCGAGCCGTTCCTGGTCCGCCTTCGTCTTGGGCTCGATCGCGATGGAAATGACGGGTTCGGGGAACTCGATGGCCGCAAGCCGCACGGGGTGGGTCTCGTCGCAGAGCGTGTCTCCCGTCGTGGTGTCCCGCAGGCCGACCGCGGCGGCGATATCCCCGGAATACACCTCCTTGATGTCCTCCCGCTTGTTCGCGTGCATCTTCAGCAGGCGCCCGATCCTTTCCCGCTTCCCCTTCGTCGAATTGAAGACATACGCCCCCGAGGTCATCACGCCCGAGTAGACGCGGAAGAAGGTCAGCGTCCCGACGTACGGATCCGACATGATCTTGAACGCCAGGGCGGCGAACGGCCCGTTGTCGTCGGCGGGCAATTCCTCTTCCTCGCCGGTGAGGAGGTTGGTCGCCCGCACGGGCGGGACGTCCTTCGGCGACGGGAGGTAGTCGACGACGGCGTCCAACAGCGGCTGGACCCCCTTGTTCCGGAAGGCGGCACCGCAGAGCACGGGAACGAGCCGGAGGTCGAGCGTCCCCTTCCGAAGCGCGGCACGAACCTCGGTCTCCGAAATCTCCTGTCCTTCGAGGTATCGGACCAGGATTTGCTCGTCGACGTCCGCGACCGCCTCGAGGAGCTTCTCGCGATACTCGGCCGCCTGGCCGGCCATCTCCGCAGGGATTTCTTCTTCCCGGTAGCGAGCTCCGAGGCTCTCGTCGTCCCAGACGATGGCCTTCATGCCGACCAGGTCCACGACGCCCTGGAACTTTTCCTCCCGGCCGATGGGCAGTTGCACGGCCACGGGGTTCGCACCGAGCCGCTCCCGGATCATCCGGACGACGCGGAAGAAGTCCGCGCCGACCCGGTCCATCTTGTTCACGAACGCGATGCGGGGGACCCGGTACTTGTCCGCCTGCCGCCAGACGGTCTCCGACTGGGGCTCCACCCCGCCGACCCCGCAGAAGACGGCAATCGCCCCGTCGAGCACGCGCAAAGACCGCTCCACCTCGATCGTGAAGTCGACGTGCCCGGGGGTGTCGATGATGTTGATCCGGTGGTCCCGCCAGAAGCAGGTGGTCGCGGCCGAGGTGATCGTGATGCCCCGCTCCTGCTCCTGGACCATCCAGTCCATCGTCGCGGTTCCTTCGTCGACCTCGCCGATTTTGTAGTTGATCCCGGTGTAGTAGAGGATCCTTTCGGTGGTCGTGGTCTTCCCGGCGTCGATGTGCGCCGTGATCCCGATGTTCCGGATCCTTTCGAGTGGCACGAGACGTGGCATGGCTTTTCCGACCGTTCTGGACTGCCTCGGGAGGTATCCTTTTCCGACCCCGGCTACCAGCGGTAGTGGGCGAAGGCCTTGTTGGCCTCCGCCATGCGGTGGGTGTCTTCCCTCTTTTTCACCGCGGCGCCTCGCTGGACGGAAGCCTCGAGCAGCTCGCCCGCGAGGCGCTCGACCATGGACTTCTCGTGCCTCGCCCTGGCGCTCTGGACGATCCAGCGCATGGCCAGGGACACGCGGCGGGCGGGACGGACCTCCATCGGAACCTGATAGGTCGCACCACCCACGCGGCGGGAGCGGACCTCGACCGACGGCTTCACGTTGTCGAGCGCCCTCCGGAACACGGCGAGCGCGTCTTCCTTGGCTCGCTGCTGCACGAGATCGAAAGCTCCGTAGACGATCTTTTCCGCGAGGCTCTTCTTGCCGCGTTGCATCACGATGTTGACGAACTTCGCGACCTGGGTGTCGTGGAATTTGGGGTCGGGCAGAACTTCCCGGGGACGAACGGGGCCTTTCCGAGGCATGGCGGTCTTCCCTCCGTGCTACTTCGGCCGTTTCGCCCCGTATTTGGAGCGCCCCTGGCGACGGTCCTGCACCCCGATGGAGTCGAGGGCTCCCCGGATGATGTGGTAGCGAACCCCCGGAAGGTCCTTCACCCGACCCCCGCGGATGAGGACGACGGAGTGCTCCTGGAGGTTGTGCCCGATCCCGGGGATGTAGGTCGTGACCTCGATCCCGTTCGTCAGGCGAACGCGGGCGACCTTACGAAGAGCCGAGTTCGGCTTTTTCGGCGTCGAGGTGTAGACGCGGGTGCAGACACCCCTCTTTTGCGGCGCGCCCTGCAGGGCCGGAGCCCCCGTCTTGCGCCGCTGGACTTTCCGCCCGCGTTTGACGAGTTGGTTGATCGTCGGCATCTTCGCAAGGGTCCCAAGGCGAATTCACGATCGTAAGGAACACCCCCCGTACTGTCAAGACTACGCTTCGGCCACTTCCGAGACGACGGGCACCGGTTCCTGACCTTCTTCCACCGGAGGCTCCTCCACCTTCGGCTCGAGTCTCTGATAAGCCTGAACGCCCGTTCCGGCGGGAATCAGGCGTCCCATGATGACGTTCTCCTTGAGCCCCAGGAGGTGGTCCACCTTCCCGTTCACGGCCGCGTCGGTCAGCACCTTGGTCGTCTCCTGGAACGAGGCGGCCGAAATGAAGCTCTCGGTCGACAAGCTCGCTTTCGTGATGCCGAGCAGCAGGGGTTCGGCGATGGCCGGCTTTCCCCCGCGTGCCAGGACCTTCTGGTTCTCTTCGTCGAACCGCCACTTTTCGACCTGGTCCCCGATCAGAAATTCGGTGTCGCCGACGTCCTTCACGCGAACCCGCCGGAGCATCTGTCGGACGATGACCTCGATGTGCTTGTCGTTGATCCGGACTCCCTGGAGCCGGTAGATTTCCTGGATCTCGTCCACCAGATACTTCGCCAGCGCTTTCTCCCCGAGTACGGTCAGGATGTCGTGGGGGTTCGGCGGCCCGTCCATGAGCGGCTCGCCTGCCCGCACGTGATCCCCTTCGTGCACGCTCACGTGCTTCCCCTTCGGGATCAAGTACTCCCGCGGCTCGCCCACGTCCGGAGTCACGATGACTTTCCGCTTGCCCTTCGTGTCCTTCCCGAAACTCACGGTACCGTCGATTTCGCTGATGACGGCGAATTCTTTCGGCTTGCGAGCCTCGAACAGCTCCGCGACGCGAGGCAGACCGCCGGTG
The sequence above is a segment of the Candidatus Binatia bacterium genome. Coding sequences within it:
- the fusA gene encoding elongation factor G, encoding MPRLVPLERIRNIGITAHIDAGKTTTTERILYYTGINYKIGEVDEGTATMDWMVQEQERGITITSAATTCFWRDHRINIIDTPGHVDFTIEVERSLRVLDGAIAVFCGVGGVEPQSETVWRQADKYRVPRIAFVNKMDRVGADFFRVVRMIRERLGANPVAVQLPIGREEKFQGVVDLVGMKAIVWDDESLGARYREEEIPAEMAGQAAEYREKLLEAVADVDEQILVRYLEGQEISETEVRAALRKGTLDLRLVPVLCGAAFRNKGVQPLLDAVVDYLPSPKDVPPVRATNLLTGEEEELPADDNGPFAALAFKIMSDPYVGTLTFFRVYSGVMTSGAYVFNSTKGKRERIGRLLKMHANKREDIKEVYSGDIAAAVGLRDTTTGDTLCDETHPVRLAAIEFPEPVISIAIEPKTKADQERLGLSLQKLAVEDPSFRVGTDPETGQTIISGMGELHLEIIVDRLLREFKVDANVGKPQVAYKETIRRPVEQEGKFIKQTGGRGQYGHVVLRLEPLPPGSGVQFENAVKGGAVPKEFVPAVEKGARDALSSGVQAGYPVVDVKVTLLDGSYHEVDSSEMAFRIAASMAVKEAAAKAEPVLLEPIMTVEVVTPDEFMGAVVGDLNGRRGRILGMEERAGTQIITAKVPLAEMFGYATDLRSMTQGRATYTMQFSHYEPVPQMISEEITAKAVGA
- the rpsG gene encoding 30S ribosomal protein S7; the encoded protein is MPRKGPVRPREVLPDPKFHDTQVAKFVNIVMQRGKKSLAEKIVYGAFDLVQQRAKEDALAVFRRALDNVKPSVEVRSRRVGGATYQVPMEVRPARRVSLAMRWIVQSARARHEKSMVERLAGELLEASVQRGAAVKKREDTHRMAEANKAFAHYRW
- the rpsL gene encoding 30S ribosomal protein S12; its protein translation is MPTINQLVKRGRKVQRRKTGAPALQGAPQKRGVCTRVYTSTPKKPNSALRKVARVRLTNGIEVTTYIPGIGHNLQEHSVVLIRGGRVKDLPGVRYHIIRGALDSIGVQDRRQGRSKYGAKRPK